From one Candidatus Methanoplasma termitum genomic stretch:
- a CDS encoding 50S ribosomal protein L19e has protein sequence MDLRNQRRMAADVLKCGENRVWMNPDKLDEIEDCITRSDIRTAVDSGLIKAKPKQGTSRGRIRHAAEQKASGKRKGPGSRKGTANARVPDKRRWIATIRPIRDELKTLRADGKITPSIYRFYYRRAKGGVYKSRRNLKQHMISAGHLKEEEK, from the coding sequence ATGGATCTCAGGAACCAGAGGAGAATGGCCGCCGATGTCCTAAAGTGCGGTGAGAACAGGGTCTGGATGAATCCGGACAAACTCGATGAGATCGAGGACTGCATCACACGCTCGGACATACGCACAGCAGTCGATTCAGGATTGATAAAGGCGAAACCCAAACAGGGAACGTCCAGAGGAAGAATAAGGCATGCAGCCGAACAGAAGGCAAGCGGAAAGAGGAAGGGTCCGGGCAGCAGGAAAGGAACAGCAAACGCACGCGTTCCCGACAAGCGCAGGTGGATAGCCACCATAAGGCCCATCCGCGACGAGCTGAAGACCCTTAGGGCAGACGGTAAGATAACTCCGTCCATCTACAGGTTCTATTACAGAAGGGCCAAGGGAGGAGTTTACAAATCCCGCAGGAACCTTAAACAGCACATGATCTCCGCAGGCCACCTGAAAGAGGAGGAAAAGTAA
- a CDS encoding 50S ribosomal protein L32e, translating to MSIKTLNDLPGFKEENISELEQIGIRSVSELKEAVFDEAGAKKIIKTLSGVGPKTVEHWKELFKDEAKAEPKADAKKKDVEIVDEPEAESEVVESGAYVVKAKPELSDETAEGLAKRAIISGRRPAFKRQEWHRYAMLGEKWRKPKGIHSKMKRRLKRRGPIVDIGFRGPASVRGLHPSGFEEVLVHNVDNLEDIDPKVQAVRIGGTVGTKKRMAIEDRAAELGIRVLNRMV from the coding sequence ATGAGCATAAAGACACTTAATGACCTTCCCGGATTTAAAGAAGAGAACATATCTGAACTGGAACAGATCGGAATCAGGTCCGTGTCAGAGCTCAAGGAAGCCGTTTTCGACGAGGCCGGGGCAAAAAAGATAATAAAGACCCTGTCGGGGGTCGGACCGAAAACGGTAGAGCACTGGAAAGAGTTGTTCAAGGATGAAGCGAAAGCGGAACCCAAGGCAGATGCCAAGAAGAAGGACGTCGAGATAGTCGATGAGCCGGAAGCAGAGTCGGAGGTCGTGGAGAGCGGGGCGTACGTCGTCAAGGCGAAGCCCGAGCTCAGCGACGAGACGGCCGAGGGATTGGCAAAGAGAGCGATCATATCCGGCCGCAGACCCGCTTTCAAGAGGCAGGAGTGGCACAGATACGCCATGCTCGGAGAGAAATGGAGGAAACCGAAAGGCATACACTCCAAGATGAAGAGAAGGCTCAAGAGACGCGGACCGATAGTCGACATAGGATTCAGAGGTCCGGCGTCCGTAAGGGGACTTCACCCGTCGGGCTTCGAAGAAGTGCTCGTCCACAATGTGGACAACCTTGAGGATATCGACCCGAAGGTACAGGCGGTACGCATAGGCGGCACCGTCGGAACGAAGAAGAGAATGGCCATTGAGGACCGCGCCGCCGAACTCGGAATAAGGGTCCTTAACAGGATGGTGTGA
- a CDS encoding 50S ribosomal protein L6, which translates to MTIAGKIERTIAIPGGVSISKQGDTVKVKGPKGELSRNFAYPHVIIAIGEGEVSVSCEYPRTKDKAMVGTFAAHLRNMFKGVTDGYTYTLKIVFSHFPMKVAVKDNRVEINNYLGGHDPRYADIVGGCKVKISGADVTVEGIDIEACGQTAANLEKATSRLGFDKRIFQDGIYITHKSHKVKE; encoded by the coding sequence ATGACAATAGCAGGGAAAATCGAAAGAACCATCGCCATCCCCGGTGGTGTGTCGATCTCTAAACAGGGAGACACCGTAAAGGTCAAAGGACCGAAGGGAGAATTGAGCAGAAACTTTGCGTACCCCCACGTTATTATTGCCATCGGAGAAGGAGAGGTCAGCGTAAGCTGCGAATATCCGAGGACAAAGGACAAAGCGATGGTGGGGACCTTCGCGGCCCACTTGAGGAACATGTTCAAAGGGGTCACGGACGGCTACACATACACGCTCAAGATAGTGTTCTCACACTTCCCGATGAAAGTGGCAGTCAAAGATAACCGCGTGGAGATAAACAACTATCTTGGAGGTCATGACCCGAGATACGCCGACATCGTAGGCGGATGCAAGGTCAAGATCAGCGGCGCAGATGTCACTGTCGAGGGAATTGATATAGAGGCTTGCGGACAGACCGCCGCGAACCTTGAGAAAGCAACATCCAGGTTAGGATTCGATAAGAGGATCTTCCAGGACGGGATATACATTACCCACAAATCGCACAAGGTGAAAGAATGA
- a CDS encoding 30S ribosomal protein S8: MQSDPLNDAMCVMKNAASDGKSECMIQPSSKLIGRVLKVMQDHGYINQFEYIEDGKAGKFRVMMEGAINNCGVIKPRYSVKVHDIERFEARYLPAQDFGVLILTTTAGVITHDHAKELGIGGKLLAYIY, encoded by the coding sequence ATGCAGAGCGATCCACTTAACGACGCGATGTGCGTCATGAAAAATGCAGCAAGCGATGGAAAGAGCGAATGCATGATCCAACCCTCCTCAAAACTCATCGGCCGCGTGCTGAAGGTTATGCAGGACCACGGATACATCAACCAATTCGAGTACATCGAGGACGGCAAGGCAGGCAAGTTCCGTGTGATGATGGAAGGAGCCATAAACAACTGCGGTGTGATAAAACCCAGGTATTCGGTCAAAGTACATGATATCGAGAGGTTCGAGGCAAGGTATCTCCCTGCCCAGGATTTCGGAGTGCTCATTCTGACGACCACGGCCGGAGTTATCACCCACGACCATGCCAAAGAGCTTGGCATAGGCGGAAAATTATTAGCGTACATATACTGA
- a CDS encoding 30S ribosomal protein S14, which translates to MKPKKKFGRLVGCTRCGRRRGIIRRYGMHLCRQCFREMAPELGFKKYS; encoded by the coding sequence GTGAAACCAAAGAAGAAATTCGGTAGATTGGTGGGATGCACCCGCTGCGGACGCAGAAGAGGCATCATAAGAAGATACGGAATGCACCTCTGCCGCCAATGTTTCAGGGAAATGGCCCCGGAACTGGGATTCAAGAAATATTCGTGA
- a CDS encoding 50S ribosomal protein L5 has protein sequence MNAMRDIHIEKVTVNIGVGEAGERLAKAQKVLEMVTGQKSVQTISKAVNRDLGIRVGMPLGCKVTLRGDAANNFLERALPIRERKIYEYSFDKEGNMSFGISDYTDFEGMKYDPEIGIFGMDVNVVLRRTGNRITQRALLRRKIPKHHRVQRDEAIQYMKENYEIEVVE, from the coding sequence ATGAACGCGATGAGAGATATACACATTGAAAAAGTGACGGTCAACATCGGCGTCGGAGAGGCCGGAGAGAGGCTCGCAAAGGCCCAGAAGGTCCTGGAAATGGTCACCGGCCAGAAGTCGGTACAGACGATATCCAAAGCTGTCAACAGGGATCTGGGTATACGCGTCGGAATGCCTCTCGGATGCAAGGTCACCCTCAGAGGAGATGCGGCGAATAACTTCTTGGAGAGGGCGCTGCCCATCAGAGAGAGAAAGATATACGAGTACTCCTTCGACAAAGAAGGGAACATGTCCTTCGGGATATCCGATTACACCGATTTTGAGGGGATGAAATACGACCCCGAGATAGGGATATTCGGAATGGATGTCAACGTCGTCCTGAGAAGGACAGGCAACAGGATCACCCAAAGGGCGCTTCTCAGAAGAAAGATACCCAAGCACCACCGCGTCCAGCGCGATGAGGCAATACAATACATGAAAGAGAACTATGAGATAGAGGTGGTTGAGTGA
- a CDS encoding 30S ribosomal protein S4e: MSDHMKRLAAPATWPLKRKAHVWATKPSPGAHSIESSMPAAMVLRDMIKACDTGREAKRIIGNREMLVDGTPVKNPKAPVGVMDTISVPKMDLNYRMLLTDKGKLTLVPISADEATWKLCRIENKTKISGGKIQLNLSGGRNIVLDKNKYKTGDTLKIDVVDQKILGSFPLAPGAAALIINGALAGKVETIEKRVEVKGSADDVVRFSSGIETVRKNAFIIGSSRPEIKLPEASE; the protein is encoded by the coding sequence ATGAGCGACCACATGAAGAGATTAGCCGCACCGGCGACATGGCCTCTTAAGAGGAAGGCGCACGTCTGGGCGACCAAACCGTCCCCCGGAGCACACTCGATCGAAAGCAGCATGCCTGCGGCGATGGTGCTCAGGGACATGATAAAAGCTTGCGACACCGGAAGGGAGGCAAAAAGGATCATCGGCAACCGCGAGATGCTCGTGGACGGCACCCCTGTAAAGAACCCGAAAGCGCCGGTAGGCGTCATGGATACAATATCCGTACCAAAGATGGACCTCAACTACCGCATGTTGCTGACCGACAAAGGAAAACTGACGTTGGTGCCGATATCCGCGGACGAGGCCACATGGAAACTCTGCAGGATCGAGAACAAGACCAAGATCAGCGGAGGAAAGATCCAGCTCAACCTCAGCGGAGGAAGGAACATAGTCCTTGACAAGAACAAGTACAAGACTGGCGACACGCTTAAGATAGATGTCGTCGACCAAAAGATACTCGGAAGTTTCCCCCTGGCGCCAGGCGCGGCGGCGCTGATCATAAACGGTGCTCTGGCTGGTAAGGTCGAGACCATCGAGAAGCGGGTGGAGGTCAAAGGATCCGCCGACGATGTCGTAAGATTCAGCAGCGGCATCGAGACTGTCAGGAAGAACGCATTCATAATCGGCTCGTCGAGGCCGGAGATAAAACTCCCGGAGGCATCCGAATGA